From Myotis daubentonii chromosome 15, mMyoDau2.1, whole genome shotgun sequence, one genomic window encodes:
- the LOC132216552 gene encoding translationally-controlled tumor protein: protein MIIYRDLISHDEMFSDIYKIREIADGLCLEVEGKMVSRTEGNIDDSLIGGNASAEGPEGEGTESTVVTGVDIVMNHHLQETSFTKEAYKKYIKDYMKSIKGKLEEQRPERVKPFMTGAAEQIKHILANFKNYQFFIGENMNPDGMVALLDYREDGVTPYMIFFKDGLEMEKC, encoded by the coding sequence ATGATCATCTACCGGGACCTCATCAGCCATGATGAGATGTTCTCCGATATCTACAAGATCCGGGAGATCGCGGACGGGCTGTGCCTGGAGGTAGAGGGGAAGATGGTCAGTAGGACAGAGGGTAACATTGATGACTCGCTTATTGGTGGAAATGCCTCCGCTGAAGGCCCTGAGGGCGAAGGTACCGAAAGCACAGTAGTCACTGGTGTTGACATTGTCATGAACCATCACTTGCAGGAAACCAGCTTCACAAAAGAAGCCTACAAGAAGTACATCAAAGATTACATGAAATCAATCAAAGGGAAGCTTGAAGAACAGAGACCAGAAAGAGTAAAGCCTTTCATGACAGGGGCTGCAGAACAAATCAAGCACATCCTTGCCAATTTCAAAAACTACCAGTTCTTTATTGGTGAAAACATGAATCCAGATGGCATGGTTGCTCTGCTGGACTACCGTGAGGATGGTGTGACCCCATATATGATTTTCTTTAAGGATggtttagaaatggaaaaatgttaa